The nucleotide sequence CCACGCTCCAGTTCTCTCCGTTCTCGATCACTGCAAGGGAAAATAGCATGAATTTTCAGTTTACAGAAGCAGTGGCACGTGTTATATAGTTTTCAAATCTTGAAAGAGAAGAGCTGGTATTGGGAAATGTGCGAACGGTGAGCAAACTGAGTTTCAGACTTTCAACTGCATGACTGAAAATAAACATATCACATATCAGACCTGGCGAGTCGAGTTTCAGCTCCTTCTTCCTGACCTCATCTCCCAGCTGACAGTTATCCAAGGCCTGAAATGGAGCAAAAGATTCAGACTGCAACTTTCCAAGAGGTTCTCGACTATTTTGGAAGTATTTGACAACTGACAAGAAATGAAGCATGTGAAGGCGAAACTACCTCCCAGATTTGATCGTCATTGTACTCGTTAAGAGGGTCAAGGTTGCTCCTCACAGTTCCCTCAAACATCGTTGGATCTTGTGGAATGATGCTAAGTCTAGATCTCAGATCGTGCAGCCCGATGGTGCAGATGTCAACACCATCTACCAGTATCTGACCGACAGTAGGCTCGACAATTCGGAAAAGGGCCTGTATGAGTGTTGATTTACCACTGCCTGTTCTTCCAACAATACCGGTCTTCATGCCTCCAGGAAAAGTGACGTTAAGGCCCTTCAGAACAAATGGTAGTTGTGGAGCATATCTCACCTGCAGAAATTTGACAAGTTAAGGACCAGCACTATCTAGAATAAATTGGTTATTTCTCATTTGATAAAAAGCTGAATCTGCAATTCGTTTCTCATCAGACTGGATTTATAATAGTTCACTTGCAATGGCAAAAATATGAAATTTATGCACAACAACACGGTAAAAGGAAAGGAGAACATAATTAAACTGGAGGAAAAAAGGAAAGAGTACTTACATGGACGTCACAAAGCTGAATTTCTCCCTCTGACGGCCAGTTGTGGGGCAACTTATCTTCTGACATTGTAAGTGGGGGTTCTTCAGGAATGCTTATGTATTGCAGAATTCTTTCTACTGATATGATCTTGTTCTCCAAATTGCACATGCTCCACACAACCCATGCTTGCAGCATGTTCAAGTTAAGCCCATATGTGACCGCGAGACCAGCAATACCTGAAAGCAGGATGTAGATTTAGTTGCAAGCCCATATCAAGTCACGTCTAATCTTCTACCATTACTCGGTATAAATATTGTTCCGAACTAGTAACATTCTAACCTGGATCGATGATACCAGTTGGTAGACTGATAAGAAATACCAAAGCGAATGCAAATGTAAAGGACGACAGTGTATCCAAGCGGAAACAAAGCCACTCCATTGCTGCAGCATTGTAGAATTTCGGTCGAGAGTAGGCATCCATTAGATGGCTATTAGTTGATACAAACTGATTTTCTTTGCCAAAACTTCTGATGGTGGTTGATCCAGTAATTGATTCAGCAAAATGTTGTATGATAGGAGCTTTGCAAACCCCTACCAGCCTTTGCAGCTCTCTGGCCGTCTCAATGTAGTAGCGCTGCAAGATGATAGATGTAATAAGGTGCTGATCTTGCAGTTAAAAAAACATGAAGAATAGTAAATATTAAATAGATTAAATTACCTGGTAGTAGAAGCAGATAATGATCACAGGAACGAACACAAGAAACACCTGCCATGCTACCTGAGACATCACCGCAATAATTCCAACTAGTTGTATGATGGAAAACGCAACAGAACCCATCTGGTAAGCGATGTTTGTATCCACTTCGCTTTGATCAGTTGAAGCCTAAACAGTTCAATCTTGAGTGAGCGATAATCGAAGTAAACAAATCAAACTTTCCAGGAAATCTGAGGAGATGCAGATGACTTACTCTATTCAAGATGCGCCCACTTGGAGTGGAATCGAAGAAAGACATAGGAGCTCTGAATATGGCCATATGCATCTTGTTGAACAACAGAGTTGCTGTTTTGTATGCAGCTGTCACAAGAAACAGTGCCCTTATGAGGATGCACAGCGAACTTGCAACAGCCAATGCCACAAAGACATAGATCAGTGTCGACGTGCTCACTGGAGGCTTGGCGTCTTTCGACACAGGAGAAGCCCAAGCCATCCAGTAATTGCTAGCAATCTGAAGTACTTGGAAAAGTAGCTGTGCTATCAACACGAATGGTACGAGAGCTCCGCCGTAAGCCAATGTGAGGTACTTCCAGTAGACCCAGAACCCCACCCTGCCcttttccctttcttcttcctGCACCAGCTGCCCACTCTGAACCTTGTCACCGTCGTCTTTGCCATTTTGTTTATCTTTCTCTTCAGATGATGACAATGACCTGGATAGGCTTAAAGAGATCGTTTCACTGCCTCCATTAGCAACATCAATCACGTCCAATGCTGTGAGAGCATCTTGGTGAGCACCAACCAGTTCCATTAGCTCTTCCCCTGAACCAAGTATATCGTTGTATTTGCCTGCTTGTGCTATCCTCCCACCCTTCATTACCTACATTAAAATTATCTTATAAGGAGAACCGAACAATTTATGGCAATAAAATTTACATGAAACATTTTCCAGTGAAATTCTCACCAGAATAAGATCAGCTGAAGGCAGGAATTCAATCTGGTGAGTGACATAAACCACTGTTTTTGAAGCCAAAGCCCCAAGCAAGCATTCCTGCAAATGGAAGAAACCTTAATAAGCAACATGTTCTCAAACTCCTATATTGAACAAAAAAAATTTATTATACCTTGAAAAGGTGGGATCCTGTATGGGCATCGACTGCGCTGAACGGATCATCAAACAAATAGATGTCGGCATCCTGATACAAAGCTCGGGCTATCTGAATCCTTTGCTTCTGTCCGCCACTAAGATTTATGCCTCGCTCTCCAATGACTGTCTTGTCACCGAATGGCAAGATCTCCAAGTCTTTCTTCAGCGAACACCACTCAAGAACCCTGTCATATTTCTCACTGTCCATCTCCTTGCCGAACAGTATGTTGTCCTGAATTTTGCCGCTCTGTATCCATGCCGTCTGGCTGACATATGCCATTGTTCCACAAGTCTTGACCTCTCCTGATAGCTTTGGCACCTCACCAAGAATGCAAGAGAGCAAGCTTGATTTTCCAGAGCCGACCGTCCCACAGACTGCAACACGCATGCCTTGCTGAGCTTGAAAGTTCAGGTCCTTCAGCGTTGGCAGCTCAGGTGAGCCGTCCCAGGAGAAGCACCCATTGCTGACCTCAATTGCAACATTGGAGCTACCACTTGGTAGCCTCTCCACAGCATCCGTCGGCAACTCCTCAAGGCATAGGAAAGATGCTATCCTGTCAAGAGACACCTTGGTCTGAATCATCATCGAGATTGTGTCAGGAAGGTTGTATATTGGTTCTTGAAGCACCCGGAACGTGGCCAATGCAGACAGCACCTTCCCTGACTCCAATGGTATCCCTAAGAGCATGCAAGCTCCGAAGGTTACCACAGCGACAAAGGTCGGGGCACCCCAGAACACGAAGGTGGCCGCGGTCGATGTGTAAAGGTACTTCTTGAGCCAGCTTGTCTCTGTCGTCCTGAGGTCAATGATCTTGGACAAGAACTTCATCTCCCACCCCTGCAGTTTAA is from Triticum aestivum cultivar Chinese Spring chromosome 3A, IWGSC CS RefSeq v2.1, whole genome shotgun sequence and encodes:
- the LOC123060539 gene encoding ABC transporter C family member 3 — translated: MPTAASSSSSPFAAAMAEPAALPVFLRPLLLHGLGAGAHLLLALAVAARLLFAAAPRGKESAAAARGGRAGFRWGLFAVRATWALAASEVFLGAYSLVSWYLDNSGAGWGAPDAVADQADAAARAVAWLLLAAYLQLQYRSHGEERFAAPLKLWWALFLLLSVLALAVHAATSLCYGVPVPALPWARDAVEVLAAVALLVAGFSAKTTGGSASEEPLLNGASESRGDDTVDASLFTSAGFLSVLTFSWMGPLLAVGYKKALGLDDVPDLDHADSVAGLLPSFKTNLEAQAGDGSGPKFTAFKLTKALVRTVWWHIAVTALYALIYNLATYVGPYLIDSLVQYLNGDERYASKGKLLVVTFIVAKVFECLSQRHWFFRLQQAGIRARSALVSVVYQKGLSLSSTSRQSRTSGEMINIISVDADRVGLFSWYMHDLWLVPLQVGMALFILYSTLGVASLAALGATIVVMLANVPPMKMQEKFQQKLMDCKDVRMKATSEILRNMRILKLQGWEMKFLSKIIDLRTTETSWLKKYLYTSTAATFVFWGAPTFVAVVTFGACMLLGIPLESGKVLSALATFRVLQEPIYNLPDTISMMIQTKVSLDRIASFLCLEELPTDAVERLPSGSSNVAIEVSNGCFSWDGSPELPTLKDLNFQAQQGMRVAVCGTVGSGKSSLLSCILGEVPKLSGEVKTCGTMAYVSQTAWIQSGKIQDNILFGKEMDSEKYDRVLEWCSLKKDLEILPFGDKTVIGERGINLSGGQKQRIQIARALYQDADIYLFDDPFSAVDAHTGSHLFKECLLGALASKTVVYVTHQIEFLPSADLILVMKGGRIAQAGKYNDILGSGEELMELVGAHQDALTALDVIDVANGGSETISLSLSRSLSSSEEKDKQNGKDDGDKVQSGQLVQEEEREKGRVGFWVYWKYLTLAYGGALVPFVLIAQLLFQVLQIASNYWMAWASPVSKDAKPPVSTSTLIYVFVALAVASSLCILIRALFLVTAAYKTATLLFNKMHMAIFRAPMSFFDSTPSGRILNRASTDQSEVDTNIAYQMGSVAFSIIQLVGIIAVMSQVAWQVFLVFVPVIIICFYYQRYYIETARELQRLVGVCKAPIIQHFAESITGSTTIRSFGKENQFVSTNSHLMDAYSRPKFYNAAAMEWLCFRLDTLSSFTFAFALVFLISLPTGIIDPGIAGLAVTYGLNLNMLQAWVVWSMCNLENKIISVERILQYISIPEEPPLTMSEDKLPHNWPSEGEIQLCDVHVRYAPQLPFVLKGLNVTFPGGMKTGIVGRTGSGKSTLIQALFRIVEPTVGQILVDGVDICTIGLHDLRSRLSIIPQDPTMFEGTVRSNLDPLNEYNDDQIWEALDNCQLGDEVRKKELKLDSPVIENGENWSVGQRQLVCLGRVILKRTKILVLDEATASVDTATDNMIQKTLRENFSEATVITIAHRITSVLDSDMVLLLDNGVAVEHDTPAKLLENKSSLFSKLVAEYTMRATHT